The proteins below come from a single Spirochaetota bacterium genomic window:
- a CDS encoding amino acid adenylation domain-containing protein encodes MPFVTKENTQDIYPLSPTQKGILFHSLYDDSTPVYFQQLAFTINGPLDIEAFKRAWNHIISITPVFRTVFKWANLKEPLQIVLKSFPIGIDVHDIVDCDSLEQGQRIEDFLQKDRVMPFDMENGPLIRLNLFMLGNERHHFVWSHNHIIIDGWCLPIVLRDLFDAYISQKSGKPLPRPMRRPYKDYIEWLQNQGRDAVFSFWKNHLGDLDTVTPLPVDRRLNQSLITDIAEEELELSEEMTAKALGLTRVEHVTQNTLLQAVWAILLSYYSNRDEVVFGATSSGRPAELNGSDEMLGLFINTLPLRIRLNQDMTIHDLLHYIQRLSLSIREFEHSFLPDVRACSALPRSQNLFESIVVFENYPLESLDVSQDFGFSISDINTFEMTNFPLVLIIIPGSRIRISMRYYKALFNRDTIQRMIGHLHQVLSSILDNPGVRLSDLTILTPGEREGMLVSFNDTASPYPEDICAHQLIEEQAGKTPDAIAVIFEDEAVTYSELNERANRLAHYLRERGIREEARVGLMMFRSIDMIVGILGILKAGGAYVPLDPEYPKSRLSYMLSDCSAGIILSHFDLLDRIPFGNAEILCLNRDWNDIARMPESTPDMVNSSDNLAYIVYTSGSTGEPKGIEIEHKGLVNYITWAVRYYDIEGHGNFPLFTSISFDLTVTSIFVPLASGGSIDIQPGEIDPVALVERVICSDRCDIAKLTPSHLEIADRLTDSNPTNFTRLNRLIIGGDALSAAISKSMLKKNPDLTIYNEYGPAETVVGCIVYSFNKLDPNCANVPIGKPIANTRIYILDRQMRLMPIGMAGEIYISSPGVARGYLNKPDITSTCFVNNPFIKGERIYRTGDIGRWLPDGNVEFLGRIDHQIKIRGNRVELGEVEAVLSNYNAISDCVVVDRDDRSDGKCLVAYYVSEDELSTSELRLHIMESLPEFMVPSRFVHIENLPLTPNGKIDRDALPDVGSIRPLVDVEFVAPRNDMEGVLVRVWQSVLGLERVGVYDNFFELGGDSIISLQVVGGLKRDGYDIRPRDIFERQTIAELAPVVEESMDIKKDNEFIPGVSSLIPIQRWFFSLGLSNENYYNQSLVFRSNTAIDEIALKKSLQAILDHHDALRMRFMDHNQECLQPGEVIHCIVKNIEDQDELEEMINGLQCTLNITDGPIFGAGLCRMHGTDYLVLICHHLVMDGVSWRILLEDLLECYMMALKGLDLLLPAKTMSFREWAIRLDDYAAAFNVLDEVEYWKKELSALIPEFPIDHDFGSNDMASTEVIRMEFCEEMTSFLLRDAHSSYNTDINDLLLTALMRALQQWTGHDAVLIDLEGHGREDVIVGVDVSRTVGWFTSLFPVVLNVCRDEHIGTQIKYVKEHIRSIPHKGFNYGVLKHMRDDNLIPDSTSQVLFNYLGQLNIAGLQGSLELSDETNKVMASDLNNIRTHLIDISCRIENGRLLLFVACSRNKYRYETIHGFIQELKGEIENVVQHCMETDREGYTPSDFSLADISQEQLDDLIDELQEA; translated from the coding sequence ATGATAGTACTCCTGTATATTTTCAGCAACTAGCCTTTACAATCAATGGCCCTCTGGATATCGAGGCATTCAAAAGGGCTTGGAATCATATAATATCGATTACGCCTGTATTCAGAACAGTGTTCAAGTGGGCGAATCTAAAAGAACCCCTACAGATTGTACTAAAATCTTTTCCAATAGGGATTGATGTGCATGACATAGTTGATTGTGACTCACTTGAGCAGGGGCAGAGGATAGAGGATTTTCTTCAAAAGGACAGGGTAATGCCCTTTGATATGGAGAATGGCCCTCTCATCAGATTGAATCTATTCATGCTGGGAAATGAAAGACATCACTTTGTATGGAGTCATAATCACATCATTATTGATGGTTGGTGTCTGCCCATTGTGTTGAGGGATCTCTTTGATGCCTATATATCACAGAAATCTGGGAAACCACTGCCAAGACCCATGCGACGACCATATAAGGATTATATCGAATGGCTGCAAAATCAGGGGAGGGATGCTGTTTTTTCTTTCTGGAAGAATCATTTGGGCGACCTTGATACAGTAACACCCCTGCCGGTTGATAGGAGATTGAATCAATCACTAATAACAGATATTGCTGAAGAGGAACTGGAATTATCCGAAGAGATGACAGCCAAGGCGCTGGGGCTGACAAGGGTTGAGCATGTTACGCAGAATACCCTCCTACAGGCTGTTTGGGCGATTCTTCTATCATATTATAGTAATCGGGATGAGGTCGTCTTTGGCGCAACCTCTTCTGGAAGGCCTGCGGAACTCAATGGCTCTGATGAAATGTTGGGCCTTTTCATAAACACCCTTCCTCTCAGGATTCGGCTAAACCAGGATATGACCATACATGATCTACTTCACTACATCCAGAGACTCTCCCTTTCCATTCGGGAGTTTGAGCACTCATTCTTGCCAGATGTAAGGGCATGTAGCGCCCTTCCGCGATCACAGAATCTCTTTGAAAGCATAGTTGTCTTTGAAAATTATCCCCTTGAGTCCCTGGACGTCAGTCAGGATTTTGGATTTAGCATATCGGATATCAATACCTTTGAGATGACGAACTTTCCGCTGGTCTTGATCATAATACCCGGCTCGCGCATTAGAATCAGCATGCGCTACTATAAGGCTTTATTTAACAGGGATACAATACAACGCATGATAGGACATCTGCATCAGGTTCTCTCTTCAATATTGGATAATCCTGGAGTGAGGCTCTCTGATTTGACGATACTCACCCCGGGGGAGAGGGAAGGGATGCTGGTATCCTTTAATGATACTGCTAGTCCCTATCCAGAGGATATATGCGCACACCAGCTAATTGAGGAACAGGCAGGGAAGACGCCGGATGCCATTGCGGTGATATTCGAAGATGAAGCTGTCACCTATAGTGAGTTGAATGAGAGGGCCAACAGGCTTGCACACTATCTGAGGGAAAGGGGCATAAGGGAGGAGGCTAGGGTGGGCCTAATGATGTTTAGGTCTATTGATATGATTGTGGGAATACTAGGAATTTTAAAGGCAGGGGGCGCTTATGTGCCATTGGATCCTGAGTATCCCAAGTCAAGGCTTTCATATATGCTGAGTGATTGTTCTGCTGGAATAATATTATCGCATTTTGATTTGTTGGATAGGATTCCCTTTGGTAATGCCGAGATTCTTTGTTTGAATAGGGATTGGAATGATATAGCCAGAATGCCAGAGAGCACACCTGATATGGTTAATTCAAGCGATAATCTCGCTTATATAGTATATACATCCGGTTCCACGGGAGAGCCAAAGGGGATAGAGATAGAGCATAAAGGTCTGGTTAACTATATCACCTGGGCAGTGCGGTATTATGATATTGAAGGCCATGGGAATTTTCCTCTTTTCACATCTATCTCCTTTGACCTTACAGTGACCTCTATCTTTGTGCCTCTTGCTTCTGGTGGGAGTATAGATATTCAACCTGGAGAGATTGATCCTGTTGCGTTAGTAGAGCGAGTGATCTGCAGTGATAGGTGTGATATTGCGAAGTTGACTCCATCCCATTTGGAGATTGCAGATCGTCTAACAGATAGCAATCCAACGAATTTCACGAGATTAAATCGATTAATAATCGGAGGTGACGCTCTTTCAGCAGCAATCTCTAAATCAATGCTGAAGAAAAATCCAGATTTAACAATATATAATGAGTATGGACCAGCTGAGACCGTTGTCGGGTGTATTGTATACAGTTTCAATAAACTTGATCCTAATTGCGCCAATGTTCCCATTGGCAAGCCTATTGCAAACACAAGGATATATATTTTGGATAGACAGATGCGTTTGATGCCAATAGGCATGGCCGGTGAAATCTATATATCCAGTCCGGGTGTAGCCAGAGGGTATTTGAATAAGCCTGATATCACATCAACATGCTTTGTTAATAACCCCTTTATCAAGGGTGAAAGGATCTATCGTACAGGTGATATTGGTAGATGGTTGCCTGATGGAAATGTTGAATTTTTGGGTAGAATAGATCATCAGATAAAGATCAGGGGTAATCGGGTTGAGCTTGGAGAGGTGGAGGCTGTACTATCAAATTATAATGCTATATCAGATTGTGTTGTTGTGGATCGTGATGATAGGTCGGATGGCAAGTGTCTAGTTGCCTACTATGTGTCTGAGGATGAATTGTCAACGTCTGAACTCAGGTTGCATATTATGGAGAGTTTGCCTGAGTTTATGGTCCCCTCGAGGTTTGTCCATATTGAGAACCTACCCTTGACACCCAACGGCAAGATCGATCGTGATGCCCTGCCTGATGTTGGCAGTATTCGTCCCCTTGTTGATGTTGAGTTTGTGGCCCCGAGGAATGATATGGAAGGTGTGCTTGTTCGGGTTTGGCAGAGCGTATTGGGACTTGAGAGGGTGGGCGTGTATGATAATTTTTTTGAACTTGGTGGCGATTCCATAATCAGCCTTCAGGTTGTCGGGGGTTTGAAGAGGGATGGCTATGATATAAGGCCTAGAGATATATTTGAGCGTCAGACTATTGCGGAGCTTGCCCCTGTTGTAGAAGAGTCCATGGATATAAAGAAGGATAATGAATTTATTCCGGGAGTGTCATCTCTCATTCCAATACAGAGGTGGTTTTTTTCTTTAGGGCTTTCAAATGAGAATTATTACAATCAGTCCTTGGTGTTTAGATCCAATACAGCTATAGATGAGATTGCATTAAAAAAAAGCCTGCAAGCTATTCTTGATCATCATGATGCCCTTAGGATGAGATTTATGGATCACAACCAAGAATGCCTGCAGCCGGGTGAAGTCATTCATTGTATAGTCAAGAATATAGAAGATCAGGATGAACTTGAAGAAATGATTAATGGTCTGCAGTGTACCCTTAATATAACCGATGGGCCTATATTTGGAGCGGGACTCTGCAGAATGCATGGAACGGATTACCTTGTATTGATATGTCATCACCTTGTGATGGATGGAGTATCTTGGCGGATATTGCTGGAGGATCTTCTCGAATGTTATATGATGGCCCTAAAGGGATTGGATCTCCTATTGCCAGCCAAGACAATGTCATTCAGGGAATGGGCTATCAGGCTTGATGATTATGCCGCTGCCTTTAATGTGCTGGATGAAGTCGAATATTGGAAGAAAGAGCTTTCTGCTCTTATACCTGAATTTCCAATAGATCATGATTTTGGCAGCAATGATATGGCATCAACAGAGGTTATAAGGATGGAGTTTTGTGAAGAGATGACATCTTTTCTTTTGAGAGATGCTCACAGTTCCTATAATACTGATATTAATGATCTGTTGCTTACCGCTTTGATGAGGGCACTGCAACAATGGACAGGCCATGATGCAGTATTGATTGATCTTGAGGGTCATGGCAGGGAGGATGTGATTGTGGGTGTAGATGTTTCGAGAACCGTGGGGTGGTTTACTTCACTCTTTCCTGTAGTGCTGAATGTTTGTCGTGATGAGCATATAGGGACTCAGATTAAGTATGTGAAGGAGCACATTCGTTCCATCCCGCATAAGGGATTCAACTATGGTGTGCTTAAGCACATGAGGGATGATAATTTGATACCGGATAGCACTTCTCAGGTCCTCTTTAATTATCTGGGACAGCTAAATATCGCTGGACTCCAAGGCTCACTTGAGCTTTCCGATGAAACCAACAAGGTGATGGCCAGTGATCTGAATAATATCAGAACGCATCTAATTGATATCAGTTGCAGGATTGAAAATGGGAGACTGTTGTTATTTGTGGCTTGCAGCAGGAATAAATATAGATATGAGACAATACATGGGTTTATTCAGGAGCTGAAAGGAGAGATCGAGAATGTAGTTCAACATTGTATGGAAACAGATCGTGAAGGCTACACTCCTTCTGATTTTTCCCTTGCTGATATATCTCAGGAGCAATTGGATGACCTCATTGATGAATTACAGGAAGCATGA
- a CDS encoding condensation domain-containing protein — protein MAVNRVSSNIEDIYSLSPMQKGMLFHCLYAPDSYIYSERSTLTIEGGLDIDALKRAWEHLCQSHPLFRTVFKWENVNDLIQIVLKKKSPGFEIYDLSSFDEDERSKRKKDLLDADKRKNFDLAKGPLMRLNVLILGNNKFFISWSYHHILIDGWCQSLVMRDLFVSYIAIKGGEPLPDIRRPQYKHYINWLKKQDTGASNRYWAELLQDFNQPTSISIENRSKDPINVEIAKHTILLSEDVTTALQECGRLMHVTLNTLIQGAWAILLSRYSMQEDVVFGVTISGRPSSLPGSDEMIGLFINTLPVRARIDRFDTLQDLLTDLQSQSLRIQEFGYSLLTDVKACSAVPGDVDLFKSIIVYENYPTDFKDIVDDGSMRIIDNSIEEMTSFDLALLVIPGSQLEMTLQYATDLFDSAMISRVLFHLEQILRVLVSDPGLSVSDVDMLTSDER, from the coding sequence ATGGCTGTGAATCGGGTAAGTAGCAATATTGAAGATATTTATTCCTTATCGCCTATGCAGAAGGGGATGCTTTTCCATTGCCTTTATGCGCCAGATTCCTATATCTACTCAGAGCGTAGCACCCTCACCATTGAAGGGGGTCTTGATATCGATGCCCTTAAGAGGGCCTGGGAACACCTCTGCCAGAGCCATCCCTTATTTAGAACTGTATTCAAATGGGAAAATGTTAATGATCTCATCCAGATTGTATTAAAGAAAAAGAGTCCAGGCTTTGAAATATACGATTTATCCTCATTTGATGAGGATGAACGCAGTAAAAGAAAAAAGGACCTTCTTGATGCTGACAAACGTAAGAACTTTGACCTCGCTAAGGGGCCGCTTATGAGGTTGAATGTCCTTATTTTGGGCAACAATAAATTTTTTATTTCATGGTCCTATCATCACATCCTAATTGATGGCTGGTGTCAGTCGTTGGTGATGAGAGACCTCTTCGTCTCCTATATCGCGATTAAGGGTGGAGAACCTTTACCGGATATTAGGCGTCCACAATATAAGCACTATATCAATTGGTTGAAAAAACAGGATACAGGGGCCTCGAATAGGTATTGGGCAGAATTGCTTCAGGATTTTAATCAACCAACTTCAATATCTATAGAGAATAGGTCTAAGGATCCCATTAACGTTGAAATCGCAAAGCATACCATATTATTATCAGAGGATGTAACCACGGCTCTTCAGGAGTGCGGGCGATTGATGCATGTAACGCTTAACACCCTAATACAGGGGGCTTGGGCAATTCTACTTAGCAGATATAGCATGCAGGAAGATGTAGTCTTTGGCGTGACCATTTCCGGAAGACCTTCTTCTCTTCCAGGTTCAGATGAGATGATAGGTCTATTTATAAATACTCTTCCAGTAAGGGCTAGGATCGATCGTTTTGATACACTTCAGGATCTGTTGACGGATCTCCAATCGCAATCTCTGAGGATACAGGAATTCGGCTATTCTCTTTTAACTGATGTAAAGGCTTGCAGCGCAGTGCCGGGCGATGTTGATCTCTTTAAAAGCATTATTGTGTATGAGAATTATCCAACTGACTTCAAGGATATAGTAGATGATGGGTCAATGCGCATTATTGATAATAGTATTGAAGAGATGACCAGTTTTGATTTGGCTCTTCTTGTCATACCTGGATCACAGCTTGAAATGACTCTGCAATATGCTACGGATCTTTTTGATTCAGCTATGATAAGCCGGGTACTTTTTCACCTTGAGCAGATATTGCGGGTGTTAGTTTCTGATCCTGGGTTAAGTGTTAGCGATGTTGATATGCTGACTTCTGATGAGCGTT